A region of Neovison vison isolate M4711 chromosome 7, ASM_NN_V1, whole genome shotgun sequence DNA encodes the following proteins:
- the TIMM10 gene encoding mitochondrial import inner membrane translocase subunit Tim10 — protein MDPLRAQQLAAELEVEMMADMYNRMTSACHRKCVPPHYKEAELSKGESVCLDRCVSKYLDIHERMGKKLTELSMQDEELMKRVQQSSGPV, from the exons ATGGATCCGCTCCGGGCCCAGCAGCTGGCTGCGGAGCTggaggtagagatgatggctgaTATGTACAACAG AATGACCAGTGCCTGCCACCGGAAGTGCGTGCCTCCCCACTACAAGGAAGCAGAACTGTCCAAGGGCGAGTCTGTGTGCCTGGACCGCTGTGTCTCCAAGTACCTGGACATCCACGAGCGGATGGGCAAGAAGCTGACAGAGTTGTCTATGCAGGATGAAGAGCTGATGAAGAGGGTGCAGCAGAGCTCCGGGCCTGTGTGA